A window from gamma proteobacterium SS-5 encodes these proteins:
- the radC gene encoding DNA repair protein RadC, giving the protein MFIRESDHHYSVDGFVTVDEIINHARQLLVQSLRLPGEAFTDPDKVRQFLELQLVHQEREVFACLFLDNRNRLIEYRELFFGTIDGASVHPREVVKVALQLNAAAVILAHNHPSGVAEPSGADRQITQRIKNALALIDVRTLDHFIVGHGDLYSFAEYGLL; this is encoded by the coding sequence ATGTTTATTCGTGAATCCGACCACCACTACAGTGTTGATGGCTTTGTCACGGTGGACGAGATCATTAACCATGCTCGTCAGTTACTGGTTCAAAGTCTGCGGCTTCCTGGTGAGGCATTCACCGATCCAGACAAGGTACGTCAGTTCCTGGAGTTGCAGCTAGTCCATCAGGAGCGAGAGGTATTCGCTTGCCTGTTTCTCGATAACCGTAACCGCTTGATTGAGTACCGGGAGTTGTTCTTCGGCACCATTGATGGAGCCAGCGTCCACCCGAGAGAAGTGGTCAAGGTGGCTCTGCAACTCAATGCCGCTGCAGTCATCTTGGCCCACAACCATCCCAGTGGTGTGGCTGAACCCAGTGGTGCTGACCGTCAGATCACGCAACGCATCAAGAATGCCCTGGCTTTGATTGATGTCCGTACCCTGGATCATTTCATAGTGGGGCATGGCGACCTGTACAGCTTTGCTGAATATGGCTTGCTCTAA
- a CDS encoding DUF1738 domain-containing protein encodes MNSTDIYQKITAQILALMEQQGTDWTRPWTGTGAPFNCLTGDTYRGINTLLLGLKAHQKGYSYPQWATFKQWRMKGGSVKKGEQGTLCVFFKRTLIDKDGELKPIPVLNHFYLFNVDQVEGVEAAPAIPLAQKERNAQVDTFIQSTGAIIHEKGHRAFYSPETDMIWIPDLGAFTNQEYFYSTLLHELAHWTGHKSRLDRREGMRSRFGDEAYAMEELVAELASAFLGIQLQVSHEPREDHAKYLNNWLQVLNKDMRAFSSAASKAQAVADYLLGFQQLESIAA; translated from the coding sequence ATGAACAGCACAGACATTTACCAGAAGATCACCGCTCAAATCCTTGCCCTGATGGAGCAGCAGGGTACCGATTGGACTCGACCCTGGACAGGCACTGGAGCACCCTTTAATTGCCTAACAGGGGATACCTACCGAGGGATCAATACCCTACTGCTTGGCCTAAAGGCACATCAGAAGGGCTACAGCTACCCACAATGGGCAACCTTCAAGCAGTGGCGCATGAAAGGTGGCTCGGTTAAGAAAGGAGAGCAAGGCACTCTTTGCGTCTTCTTCAAACGTACCCTGATCGACAAGGACGGTGAACTGAAGCCTATCCCGGTACTCAACCACTTCTATCTGTTCAATGTGGATCAGGTAGAAGGGGTAGAAGCTGCTCCAGCTATACCCCTGGCTCAGAAAGAGCGTAATGCTCAGGTGGATACCTTCATTCAATCCACAGGAGCCATAATCCACGAAAAGGGGCATAGAGCCTTCTATTCACCGGAAACAGACATGATCTGGATACCAGACCTTGGTGCTTTCACCAATCAGGAGTACTTCTACAGTACCCTCCTGCATGAGCTAGCCCATTGGACAGGTCATAAAAGCCGGTTGGATCGTAGAGAAGGTATGCGGTCCCGCTTTGGTGATGAAGCCTATGCGATGGAGGAGTTGGTAGCAGAACTGGCTTCAGCCTTTCTCGGCATCCAGCTTCAGGTGTCCCATGAACCCAGGGAAGACCATGCCAAGTACCTGAACAATTGGCTCCAGGTGCTGAACAAGGACATGAGAGCCTTTAGCTCTGCGGCTTCTAAGGCTCAGGCAGTAGCGGATTATTTGCTGGGTTTCCAGCAGCTTGAATCCATAGCGGCCTGA
- the ihfB gene encoding integration host factor subunit beta: protein MTRSELIQKIFEGQKQLPYSDVAAAIKTMIEHMVQELVAGNRIEIRGFGSFCLHYRAPRLARNPKTGETAAMPAKYSPHFKPGKELRERVNSIT from the coding sequence ATGACTAGATCAGAACTAATCCAGAAGATCTTTGAAGGACAGAAGCAACTCCCCTACTCTGATGTTGCAGCTGCTATCAAAACCATGATTGAACACATGGTTCAGGAACTGGTAGCAGGAAATCGAATTGAAATCAGAGGTTTTGGTTCGTTCTGTCTTCACTACAGAGCACCAAGATTAGCCAGAAATCCAAAAACTGGCGAGACTGCAGCTATGCCAGCAAAGTATTCTCCGCATTTCAAGCCTGGAAAAGAACTCCGAGAGAGGGTGAATTCCATCACTTGA
- a CDS encoding Bax inhibitor-1/YccA family protein, with the protein MNRYDIPMERSESSVLSTNKMIKNTYMLLSATLVFSAIMAAVSVVMQMPSWTYLASVIGAMVLGIFVLPRAAQSSSGLGVIFLITGLMGFGLGAVISQYLALPNGPQIVATAFGGTGIIFLGLSGYALTSKRDFSFMGGFLFAGMLVVVVAALANIFLEMSALSLAISGVVIMLMSGFILFDTSRMVNGGETNYIFATYGLYLAIFNIFISLLQILGVMGGDD; encoded by the coding sequence ATGAACCGCTACGACATTCCCATGGAGCGATCTGAATCCTCCGTTCTGTCCACCAACAAGATGATCAAGAACACCTACATGCTGCTCTCGGCAACCCTGGTGTTCAGCGCCATCATGGCGGCCGTTTCAGTGGTTATGCAGATGCCTAGCTGGACCTACCTGGCCTCGGTCATAGGTGCCATGGTGCTGGGTATCTTCGTGCTGCCACGGGCGGCCCAGTCCAGTTCCGGCCTGGGGGTGATCTTCCTCATCACCGGCCTGATGGGCTTTGGCCTGGGGGCGGTGATCAGTCAGTATCTGGCCCTGCCCAATGGCCCGCAGATCGTTGCCACGGCCTTCGGTGGTACCGGCATCATCTTTCTTGGCCTGTCCGGCTATGCCCTGACCAGTAAGCGTGATTTCAGCTTCATGGGCGGCTTTCTGTTCGCCGGTATGTTGGTGGTGGTGGTTGCCGCCCTGGCCAATATCTTCCTGGAGATGTCGGCCCTGAGCCTGGCCATTTCCGGCGTGGTGATCATGCTCATGAGCGGCTTTATCCTGTTCGACACCAGCCGCATGGTCAACGGTGGCGAGACCAACTACATCTTCGCTACCTACGGCCTTTACCTGGCCATCTTCAATATATTCATCAGCCTGCTGCAGATACTTGGCGTGATGGGCGGGGATGACTGA
- a CDS encoding RNA-binding protein, which yields MINIYVGNLPYSVRDDELKEMFSGYGEVASAKVIMDRDTNRSKGFGFVEMSDNSAGASAIEAMNGADMGGRPLRVNEARPRENSPRGGGGGGFRRG from the coding sequence ATGATCAATATCTATGTGGGAAATCTACCGTACTCGGTACGGGACGATGAATTGAAGGAGATGTTCAGTGGGTACGGAGAGGTGGCCTCGGCCAAGGTGATCATGGATCGTGACACCAACCGTTCAAAGGGCTTCGGCTTTGTCGAGATGAGCGACAACAGCGCGGGCGCGTCGGCCATTGAGGCCATGAACGGGGCCGACATGGGGGGCAGGCCCTTGCGGGTCAACGAGGCGCGTCCCCGTGAAAACAGCCCTAGAGGAGGCGGCGGCGGCGGTTTCCGACGCGGCTGA
- the serS gene encoding serine--tRNA ligase has product MLDPRLLRSELEATAATLARRGFNLDVAQIQTLEEQRKTLQVETQTLQNARNTQSRAIGKAKAAGEDIQPLLDAVADLGERLKTAEEALSGLQNALLQISLGIPNLPHDSVPEGNSEDDNREERRWGTPAERDFEPRDHVDLGTALGGLDFEAAARITGARFSVMYGDMARLHRALIQFMLDTHCREHGYTEVYVPYIVNAESLFGTGQLPKFSADLFALNGDGGLYLIPTAEVPVTNLLRDQIVEDADLPRRWVAHTPCFRSEAGAYGKDVRGMIRQHQFEKVELVQAVRAEDSFDALEQLTGHAEAILQRLELPYRVVSLCTGDLGFSSAKTYDLEVWLPGQQAYREISSCSNFRDFQARRLQARRRHPDTGKPELLHTLNGSGLAVGRTLVALLENHQQADGSINIPEALRPYMGGQGRLTG; this is encoded by the coding sequence ATGCTTGACCCCCGGCTGTTACGCAGCGAACTGGAAGCCACCGCCGCCACCCTGGCGCGGCGTGGCTTTAACCTGGATGTGGCCCAGATTCAAACCCTGGAGGAACAACGCAAGACGCTGCAGGTAGAGACCCAAACCCTGCAGAACGCGCGCAACACCCAGTCCAGGGCCATAGGCAAGGCCAAGGCAGCGGGAGAGGACATCCAGCCCCTGCTCGATGCCGTGGCCGATCTGGGCGAGCGGCTGAAAACGGCGGAAGAGGCCCTCAGCGGCCTGCAAAACGCCTTGCTGCAGATCAGCCTGGGCATACCCAACCTGCCCCATGACAGCGTGCCCGAGGGCAACAGCGAGGACGACAACCGCGAAGAAAGGCGCTGGGGCACCCCGGCCGAACGGGACTTCGAGCCCAGGGACCACGTCGATCTGGGCACCGCCCTGGGCGGCCTGGACTTTGAGGCCGCGGCGCGTATCACCGGGGCCCGCTTCAGCGTCATGTACGGCGACATGGCCCGGCTGCACCGCGCCCTGATCCAGTTCATGCTCGACACCCACTGTCGTGAGCACGGCTATACCGAGGTCTATGTCCCCTACATCGTCAATGCCGAGAGCCTGTTCGGCACCGGCCAGCTGCCCAAGTTCAGCGCCGACCTGTTCGCCCTCAACGGCGACGGCGGCCTCTACCTGATCCCCACCGCCGAGGTGCCGGTAACCAACCTGCTGCGTGACCAGATCGTTGAAGACGCCGACCTGCCGCGTAGATGGGTCGCCCACACCCCCTGTTTCCGCAGCGAGGCCGGGGCCTACGGCAAGGACGTGCGCGGCATGATCCGCCAGCACCAATTCGAGAAGGTCGAACTGGTACAGGCGGTGCGCGCGGAGGACTCCTTCGACGCCCTGGAGCAGCTCACCGGCCACGCCGAGGCCATCCTGCAGCGGTTGGAACTGCCCTACCGGGTGGTCAGCCTCTGCACCGGGGATCTGGGCTTCTCGTCGGCCAAGACCTACGACCTGGAGGTCTGGCTCCCCGGCCAGCAGGCCTATCGGGAGATCTCCTCCTGCTCCAACTTCCGCGATTTTCAGGCCCGCCGCCTGCAGGCAAGGCGACGCCATCCCGATACCGGCAAGCCGGAATTGCTGCACACCCTCAACGGCTCGGGCCTGGCAGTGGGCCGCACCCTGGTGGCACTGCTGGAGAACCATCAGCAGGCCGACGGCTCGATCAACATCCCCGAGGCCCTACGCCCCTACATGGGCGGCCAGGGGCGCTTGACCGGCTAA
- a CDS encoding DUF190 domain-containing protein produces the protein MTQGTLVRIYLSERDGRLQELIDLLHDQETLSGLTVFRGSAGFGPSGKLHGSGLIDLSLDLPLVLEFFDQADKVASVLADLRPRIAPSHLISWPIDLY, from the coding sequence ATGACCCAGGGCACCCTGGTGCGCATCTACCTGTCGGAACGGGACGGCCGGCTGCAAGAGTTGATCGACCTGCTGCACGATCAAGAGACCCTCAGCGGACTGACGGTGTTTCGCGGCAGCGCGGGCTTCGGCCCCTCGGGCAAGCTGCACGGCTCTGGCCTGATCGATTTATCCCTGGATTTGCCTTTGGTGCTTGAATTCTTCGATCAGGCAGATAAGGTGGCCTCCGTTTTGGCTGATCTGCGGCCGCGCATCGCGCCCAGCCACCTGATCAGCTGGCCCATTGACCTTTACTGA
- the crcB gene encoding fluoride efflux transporter CrcB: MQQTLAIAAGGALGALLRFWVSNGVYQLLGRGFPYGTLAVNLLGSLLMGLLFVLLTERFAAAPELRAALLIGLLGAFTTFSTFSLETYNLIEQAAYFKAALNVLLSVLLCLLAAWLGLLLGRQL, from the coding sequence TTGCAGCAAACCCTCGCCATTGCCGCCGGAGGTGCCCTGGGCGCGCTGTTGCGTTTCTGGGTGTCCAACGGCGTCTATCAACTGCTCGGCCGTGGCTTCCCCTACGGCACCCTGGCGGTGAACCTGCTCGGCTCCCTGCTCATGGGCCTGCTCTTCGTGCTGCTTACCGAACGCTTCGCCGCCGCCCCCGAGCTGCGCGCCGCCCTGCTGATTGGCCTGCTTGGGGCCTTTACCACCTTTTCCACCTTTTCCCTGGAAACCTACAATCTGATCGAACAGGCGGCCTATTTCAAGGCGGCGCTGAATGTGCTGCTCAGCGTCCTGCTGTGCCTGCTGGCCGCCTGGCTCGGTCTCTTACTCGGGAGGCAGCTATGA
- a CDS encoding tetratricopeptide repeat protein → MLVALALGLLGLGPPLFAASEAQIVTLSGKGAKKEPEARWQKAKINQTVQAGGYVKTFAASEMGVLLADRSQLRLNQNSMMQIKTVADAEQWTQTQVKLHQGRAWSHARPVKAKAGQQVSARNDAEMPPLSMETPTATLSIRGTVWMVDVDAQGDTQLVVLSGLVDIASEQGQLSVGSGEAARVERGKAPVKFHLTNPRDRVQWVTAWRPEPGRWLSAPERQRLTNLIQLIEQQDYALALQRLRQSARRDRAAARLLADIAIYQGELDRAIGLLRAQAAGGRGDPFASALIGHALLLKDQREALRDLLAKALEVHPLHPELLLLQGELALFEGEEKPARAAYGQVAQHYPDNPRGWLGLGVIESELEDSRRARRLLRHAVGLDEEFTSPKAELGTLETRSGNLRQAERLFDELLQTQPDDFIALTGQGMLRLKQGRPKQALESFLKAGIIEPDYARGWFYSGVAFYQLGERDRALEAFEQASQQDDKDPLPYLMRSRVQGDALEYVPAVRSAQKALTLMPNLKSINQLANDQKGSANLGSALADFGLETWANQMAVQSYSPFWAGSHLFMADRHIGLFNKNSELFQGFLTDPTVFGASNRFSHLVLTPGHYGRLDYNYQKTDWRHHSGELALNGYLINPLPLAYFVSGTLADAESVDGTSTGDGDNLTLGLGSKLTEYLGLFAFKTHTQIDADVDSAEFQDSRVGVENDQQALGLSYQFGPKNQLWLKAGKGKESSDLLGSAYLSISPLQGDMYYLAEVEQKDRQLRHSFQLGEGHSLTWGYEYSEQDKPTLLQVLYPSEFLLIGQERHLESRDLYVSWLGQPTPRLSLQADLFWQRTRLQQDDGFYLASIYGQPTVFANQLERELDELNPRLGLRYRMDEAQSLTLVGQQWRRPASVNSLSPVDTLGISVNDRLVSAGGEYQRLRAQYDRQLSPNAFLRLYADHEEIDNLSFAESSYTLDLNLEDLQQLQNKYDFFAAPDPYEETPSFAAGKVSSLGLNFNAILNERQSIALDLIYSDAEQTGRLAGFMIPFVPEFKARLSSHWSLPQRWLLGASATYRSERFEDERNQDYLAAGWDLALKASWESPAKMLNLQFSVENILSDEAAGLDPDPHYFARASLRF, encoded by the coding sequence TTGTTAGTTGCGCTCGCGCTGGGCCTTCTCGGGCTGGGCCCGCCTCTGTTTGCGGCCAGTGAGGCGCAGATCGTCACCCTGAGCGGCAAGGGGGCAAAGAAAGAGCCCGAGGCACGCTGGCAGAAGGCCAAGATCAACCAGACCGTGCAGGCGGGGGGATACGTCAAGACCTTTGCCGCTAGTGAGATGGGGGTGCTGCTGGCGGATCGCAGCCAGCTGCGGCTGAATCAGAACAGCATGATGCAGATCAAGACGGTGGCCGATGCCGAGCAGTGGACCCAGACCCAGGTCAAGCTGCACCAGGGCCGCGCCTGGAGCCATGCCCGGCCGGTCAAGGCCAAGGCGGGGCAGCAGGTCTCGGCGCGCAATGATGCCGAGATGCCGCCCCTGAGCATGGAAACCCCCACCGCCACCCTGTCCATTCGCGGCACCGTCTGGATGGTGGATGTGGACGCCCAGGGCGACACCCAGCTGGTGGTGCTATCTGGCCTGGTGGATATCGCCAGCGAGCAGGGCCAGCTCAGCGTCGGCTCCGGTGAGGCGGCCAGGGTAGAGCGCGGCAAGGCACCGGTAAAGTTTCACCTGACCAACCCCCGCGACCGGGTGCAGTGGGTCACCGCCTGGCGGCCCGAGCCGGGGCGCTGGCTGAGCGCACCCGAGCGCCAGCGCCTGACCAACCTGATCCAGCTGATCGAACAGCAAGACTATGCCCTGGCGCTACAGCGCCTGCGCCAGTCGGCCCGGCGTGACCGGGCGGCGGCCCGCCTGCTGGCGGACATCGCCATCTATCAGGGTGAGCTGGACCGGGCCATTGGTCTGCTACGCGCCCAGGCCGCTGGCGGTCGGGGCGACCCCTTTGCCAGCGCCCTCATCGGCCATGCCCTGCTGCTCAAGGACCAGCGCGAGGCCCTGCGCGACCTGCTGGCCAAGGCCCTGGAGGTCCATCCCCTGCACCCCGAGCTGCTGCTGTTGCAGGGCGAGCTGGCCCTGTTCGAGGGTGAGGAGAAACCGGCCCGCGCCGCCTACGGCCAGGTGGCCCAGCACTACCCGGACAACCCGCGCGGCTGGCTCGGGCTGGGGGTAATCGAATCCGAGCTGGAGGACAGCCGCCGCGCCCGTCGTCTGCTGCGCCATGCGGTGGGCCTGGATGAGGAATTCACCAGCCCCAAGGCGGAGCTGGGCACCCTGGAGACCCGCTCCGGCAATCTGCGCCAGGCCGAGCGCCTGTTCGATGAGCTGCTGCAGACCCAGCCGGACGACTTCATCGCCCTCACCGGCCAGGGCATGTTGCGTCTCAAGCAGGGGCGGCCGAAGCAGGCGCTGGAGTCCTTCCTCAAGGCCGGTATCATCGAGCCGGACTATGCCCGGGGCTGGTTCTACTCCGGTGTCGCCTTCTACCAGCTGGGTGAGCGTGACCGTGCCCTGGAGGCCTTCGAGCAGGCCTCGCAGCAGGATGACAAGGATCCGCTGCCCTATCTGATGCGCAGCCGGGTGCAGGGCGATGCCCTGGAATACGTCCCGGCGGTGCGCTCGGCGCAGAAGGCGCTGACGCTGATGCCCAACCTCAAATCCATCAACCAGCTGGCCAATGATCAGAAGGGCAGCGCCAACCTGGGCAGCGCCCTGGCGGACTTCGGCCTGGAGACCTGGGCCAACCAGATGGCGGTGCAGTCCTACTCGCCGTTCTGGGCCGGCAGCCACCTGTTCATGGCCGACCGCCACATTGGCCTGTTCAACAAGAACAGCGAGCTGTTCCAGGGTTTTCTCACCGATCCGACGGTATTCGGCGCCTCCAACCGCTTCAGCCACCTGGTGCTCACCCCGGGCCACTATGGCCGCCTGGACTACAACTACCAGAAGACCGACTGGCGTCATCACTCCGGCGAGCTGGCCCTCAACGGCTATCTGATCAATCCGCTGCCCCTGGCCTATTTTGTCAGCGGCACCCTGGCGGATGCCGAATCGGTGGACGGTACCAGCACCGGCGATGGCGACAACCTCACTCTGGGCCTGGGCAGCAAGCTGACCGAATACCTGGGCCTGTTTGCCTTCAAGACCCACACCCAGATCGATGCCGATGTGGATTCGGCGGAATTTCAGGACAGCCGGGTGGGCGTGGAGAACGACCAGCAGGCCCTGGGTCTGAGCTACCAGTTTGGCCCAAAGAACCAGCTCTGGCTGAAGGCGGGCAAGGGCAAGGAGAGCAGTGACCTGCTGGGCTCGGCCTATCTCAGCATCTCGCCGCTGCAGGGGGACATGTACTACCTCGCTGAGGTGGAGCAGAAGGACAGGCAGTTGCGCCACAGCTTCCAGCTGGGCGAGGGTCACAGCCTGACCTGGGGCTATGAATACTCAGAGCAAGACAAGCCAACCCTGTTGCAGGTGCTCTACCCCAGCGAATTTTTGCTCATCGGGCAGGAGCGCCACCTGGAATCCCGCGATCTCTATGTCTCCTGGCTGGGGCAGCCCACGCCCCGGCTGAGCCTGCAGGCCGATCTGTTCTGGCAGCGCACCCGGTTGCAACAGGACGACGGCTTTTATCTGGCCAGCATCTATGGCCAACCAACGGTGTTTGCCAACCAACTGGAGCGGGAACTGGATGAGCTCAACCCCCGCCTGGGCTTGCGCTACCGCATGGACGAGGCGCAGAGCCTGACCCTGGTGGGCCAGCAATGGCGTCGCCCGGCCAGCGTCAACAGCCTAAGCCCCGTCGATACCCTGGGTATCAGCGTCAATGACCGCCTGGTCAGCGCCGGTGGCGAGTACCAGCGCCTGCGCGCCCAGTATGACCGCCAGCTGTCGCCCAATGCCTTCCTGCGCCTCTATGCCGATCACGAGGAGATCGATAATCTCAGCTTTGCCGAGTCCAGCTATACCCTGGATCTGAATCTGGAAGACCTGCAACAGCTGCAGAACAAGTATGACTTCTTCGCCGCCCCCGATCCCTACGAGGAAACCCCCAGCTTCGCCGCTGGCAAGGTCAGCAGCCTGGGGCTGAACTTCAACGCCATCCTCAACGAACGCCAGTCCATCGCCCTGGACCTGATCTACAGCGATGCCGAACAGACCGGGCGCCTGGCCGGCTTCATGATCCCCTTCGTGCCCGAGTTCAAGGCGCGCCTGTCCAGCCACTGGAGCCTGCCGCAGCGCTGGCTGCTGGGTGCCAGCGCCACCTACCGTAGCGAACGCTTCGAGGACGAGCGCAACCAAGATTACTTGGCGGCGGGCTGGGACCTGGCGCTCAAGGCCAGCTGGGAGAGCCCGGCGAAGATGCTCAACCTACAGTTCTCCGTGGAGAACATCCTCAGCGACGAGGCCGCCGGGCTGGACCCGGACCCGCACTACTTCGCCCGCGCCTCGCTGCGCTTTTGA
- a CDS encoding S24 family peptidase, with the protein MTEVEEILKDSQCSLSENYAAQVLGDSMEPEFPDQCVVIIHPTDRAYNGAYIFAEVEGVRWFRQYQRDAEGERLVALNDLYPEIYLDDLQWQVLGVVVQRNIRRKVKHYHPSSTDQGLAVPLNL; encoded by the coding sequence ATGACAGAAGTCGAAGAGATCCTGAAAGACAGCCAATGCAGCCTGAGTGAAAACTATGCCGCCCAGGTGCTGGGTGACAGCATGGAGCCTGAGTTTCCCGATCAATGCGTGGTCATCATCCACCCCACCGATCGGGCCTACAACGGGGCCTACATCTTTGCCGAGGTGGAGGGCGTGCGCTGGTTTCGCCAATACCAGCGCGATGCCGAGGGCGAGCGCCTAGTGGCCCTCAACGACCTCTATCCGGAGATCTATCTGGATGATCTGCAATGGCAGGTGCTCGGCGTGGTGGTGCAGCGCAATATCCGGCGCAAGGTCAAACACTACCACCCCAGCAGCACAGACCAAGGCCTCGCCGTACCCCTGAACCTGTAG
- a CDS encoding nitrous oxide reductase accessory protein NosL, with protein sequence MTRAALILLCLLLTPLSVWSEPLTLPAPGPKDTCPVCGMFVTKYPEWIATVLYRDGHAHHFDGAKDMFKYLFDLAKWAPGHRAEEIQAIGVTDYYSLNRIDARQAWYVIGSDVLGPMGKELIPLQSQEDAEAFMADHQGQRLLRFDEVSPPLLLDLE encoded by the coding sequence ATGACCAGGGCCGCCCTAATACTGCTTTGTCTGCTGCTCACCCCCCTATCGGTCTGGAGCGAACCTCTAACCCTGCCCGCACCCGGCCCCAAGGACACCTGCCCGGTGTGCGGCATGTTCGTCACCAAGTATCCGGAATGGATTGCCACCGTACTCTACCGCGATGGCCACGCGCATCACTTTGATGGCGCCAAGGATATGTTCAAGTATCTGTTTGATCTGGCCAAATGGGCACCCGGACACAGGGCCGAGGAGATCCAGGCCATAGGCGTTACCGACTACTACAGCCTGAACCGCATCGACGCCCGCCAGGCCTGGTATGTGATCGGATCGGATGTACTGGGCCCCATGGGCAAGGAACTCATCCCCCTGCAAAGCCAGGAGGATGCCGAGGCGTTCATGGCCGATCATCAAGGCCAGCGCCTACTGCGCTTTGATGAAGTCAGCCCCCCCTTGCTGCTAGATCTGGAATAA
- a CDS encoding nitrous oxide reductase accessory protein NosL yields the protein MGKAILGTRRDLLKLLGGTGLLGIAGWAQAGPGALLPGKGWLESSGQVCEGDGTPLQFIPKTAPDANPLQDDLRKYPKCPYCGMDRAEYHHSRHLVQYDDDLVDGVCSLHCLAISLSLNMDRGPKAIYAADFGSSAAIKPLALVDGTHYLVGSKLKGTMTANSKKAFASLDAAQAAMAAQGGTLVNFDQALTQAYLDMAKDSQRIRKMRAERRRKMQEKAQPKAG from the coding sequence ATGGGTAAAGCGATTTTGGGCACACGCCGCGATCTCTTGAAGCTATTGGGTGGCACAGGCCTGCTGGGCATTGCCGGCTGGGCGCAGGCGGGCCCGGGTGCCCTGCTGCCCGGCAAGGGCTGGCTGGAGTCCAGCGGCCAGGTCTGCGAGGGCGATGGCACCCCCTTGCAATTCATACCCAAGACCGCGCCGGACGCCAACCCGCTGCAGGATGATCTGAGAAAATACCCCAAGTGCCCCTATTGCGGCATGGACCGCGCCGAATACCACCACAGCCGTCATCTGGTGCAATACGACGATGACCTGGTGGACGGCGTCTGCTCCCTCCACTGCCTGGCCATCAGCCTCTCCCTCAACATGGACCGTGGCCCCAAGGCCATCTACGCCGCCGATTTTGGCAGCAGCGCGGCGATCAAGCCCCTGGCGCTGGTGGATGGCACCCATTACCTCGTGGGCTCCAAGCTCAAGGGCACCATGACCGCCAACAGCAAGAAGGCCTTCGCCTCGCTGGACGCCGCCCAAGCGGCCATGGCGGCCCAGGGCGGCACCCTGGTCAACTTCGATCAGGCCCTGACCCAGGCCTATCTGGACATGGCCAAGGACAGCCAGCGCATCCGCAAGATGCGCGCCGAGCGGCGGCGCAAGATGCAGGAAAAGGCGCAACCAAAGGCGGGCTGA
- a CDS encoding BolA family transcriptional regulator: MSRKQRISQRLSEQLEPVYLEVNEETQMHNVPADAESHFRVVVVSSRFEGLTPVARQRLVNQLVADEFANGMHAFSVYTWTPQQWVEKGGQAPSSPPCLGGSKEKR; the protein is encoded by the coding sequence ATGAGCCGCAAACAACGCATCAGCCAACGCCTCAGCGAACAACTGGAGCCGGTCTATCTGGAGGTCAATGAAGAGACTCAGATGCACAATGTTCCCGCCGATGCCGAGTCCCACTTCCGCGTGGTGGTGGTCAGCAGCCGGTTTGAGGGCCTGACCCCGGTGGCGCGCCAGCGCCTGGTCAATCAGCTGGTGGCGGATGAGTTCGCCAACGGCATGCACGCCTTTTCTGTCTATACCTGGACGCCCCAGCAGTGGGTGGAGAAGGGCGGTCAGGCACCCAGTTCACCGCCCTGTCTGGGTGGCTCGAAGGAGAAGCGCTGA